From Anopheles funestus chromosome 3RL, idAnoFuneDA-416_04, whole genome shotgun sequence, a single genomic window includes:
- the LOC125769079 gene encoding cilia- and flagella-associated protein 299-like — protein sequence MKLTEQDLRLLEFKSYEDYLNSLVDGKSLQYFGDRENLISLYRTGYRALTKKAFEAQRTFLQVTKDPNTLFSRNITPTDAFLQELAKRERPNRLGLLSTIIYMRYMKKNTEISGYIDYEEALRRVHQDQQYSNDWRAIFAGEKVLYPTPVDLLYYNAKTGRSRKNNTRNYQILCDPHRGIIFRNMYDRKDIHPDPLASFYGTNTSRIEIASELYEQVVLYDHVVRKNY from the exons ATGAAGCTAACGGAGCAGGATCTCCGCCTTTTGGAGTTCAAGTCTTATGAGGACTATCTCAACTCACTGGTCGATGGCAAAAGTCTCCAATATTTCGGTGATAGGGAAAATTTAATCAGCCTGTATCGTACAGGCTACAG AGCTCTCACAAAGAAAGCTTTTGAAGCGCAACGAACATTTCTTCAGGTGACAAAAGATCCGAACACACTGTTCAGCCGGAATATTACACCAACCGATGCATTTCTTCAGGAACTTGCCAAACGTGAACGTCCCAACCGGTTGGGTCTTTTGTCG ACCATCATCTACATGCGTTATATGAAGAAAAATACGGAAATCTCGGGCTATATTGACTACGAGGAAGCGTTGCGACGTGTGCACCAGGATCAGCAGTACTCCAACGATTGGCGAGCCATCTTTGCCGGTGAGAAAGTGCTCTACCCAACACCCGTCGATCTGCTGTACTACAATGCAAAGACGGGCCGTAGCCGGAAAAATAACACGCGCAACTATCAGATCCTTTGCGATCCGCACCGAGGCATCATCTTTCGCAACATGTACGATCGGAAGGATATTCATCCGGATCCGCTGGCAAGCTTTTACGGTACCAATACGAGCCGGATCGAGATCGCAAGCGAACTGTACGAGCAGGTCGTCCTGTACGATCATGTCGTGCGGAAGAACTATTAA